DNA sequence from the Thiosulfativibrio zosterae genome:
AGGGCAACCCGTAATGGTTCCCCCAGGGAAAACGGCATGAATAATGTCTAAAGGCAACATTCCTGCTTGCAGTTTGCCGCGAATATTGGAAACAATGTGATGTACATGCTCATAGGTTTCAACCACCATCAACTCATTGACTTCAACCGTTCCGGGCTGACAAATTCGTCCCAAATCATTGCGTTCCAAGTCAATCAGCATAATATGTTCAGCACGCTCTTTGGGATGTGAAATCAACTCGTCTATCAAGGCTTGATCCGCCAAGGCATCGGTGCTGCGTTTGCGAGTACCAGCAATGGGCCGTGTTTCTACCCAAGGATGCTGATACTTCACCAAGCGCTCGGGCGATGAGCTGAGCAATTGCCAATCGCCAAAATGAACACAAGCCGCAAAAGGCGCAGGATTATGCTTCCGTAATGCCCGATAAACATCTGCATAATTGTCACCGTCTAAAGCAACTGACCATTCACGGGATAAATTTACTTGGAAATTATCACCCGATAAAATGTAATCCTTAATCGCTTCCACACCAGACAAATACTTGGTTTCTGGCTCTTCCGAGGCACTCAAAATCACTGATGAATTGACAGTTTTAGTTGCTTGGGGGGCATGATTAACAGCTAGAACGCTGGCAATATCTGCTTCTATTTGAGGCAAAAGTGTTTGAAACTCAAACTCCGCCAATAAAAATAACGACTCAGTGGCGTGTTGCTTAATCAAAGCCGCAGGCATTCTGGTGAGCGTTGCCAAAGGCAAATCAGACATGGGTAAATTTAAAGAGGGCTCAACGACATTGGCATAGTCATAGCTAAAATAGCCAAACCATCCGCCACGAAATGGCAAATGTTCATCTAAATCATCGGCTAAAGATGAAGGCAAGGATGTTTGCAAAAACGCTTGATTAAATTTTTCAATAAAACCAGCGGCATCCTCTAAATTTTGGCAAGTGATGGTGTGCTGTGGATAAGCAAACAAAATATCAAACGCGCCCAAACTGCCATGAGCGACACTTTCCAGCAAGAAAGGATAACGCTCAGGAAACGCTTGATGTAAGTCTAAAAAATCCAGGTCTGCATAATGCGGACTCTGGATTTGAATCAAATTTGACGAGGCCAACTAAACTAGGCTCCGCATCAGAGCTTGCCTAAAATAATCGACGCATTGGTGCCACCAAAACCAAGAGAGTTTGATAGGGCGTAATCAATCTTAGCTTGACGCGCTTCACCTTGCACAAAATCCAAATCACAGCCTTCTTCTGGGTCTTCAAGGTTCATGGTGGGGGGCATCACTTGCTCATAAATCGCTAAAGCGGTAAATACAGCTTCCATCCCTCCAGCAGCACCGAGGGCGTGGCCTGTCATGGATTTGGTAGAACTAACGGTTAGGTTATAAGCATGTTGTCCAAACACTGATTTTACCGCCGCCGCTTCACACACATCACCCGCTGGGGTTGAAGTACCATGCGCATTGATGTACTGAATTTGATCAGGATTTAAGCCTGCATTCAGCAATGTTTGTTTGACACAGCGAGCACCACCTTCTCCTCCGTCTGCTGGCTTAGTCATGTGATAAGCATCACCCGACATTCCAAAGCCCATAAACTCAGCATAAATTCGAGCCCCGCGAGCTTTGGCGTGTTCATACTCTTCCAAAACCACAACACCCGCACCATCACTGAGTACAAATCCATCACGACCTTTATCCCAAGGACGACTGGCGCTTAGAGGATCATCGTTTCGAGTAGACAAGGCTTTAGCGGCTGCAAAGCCTGCCACACCTAAAGGCGTTGTGGCATATTCTGCGCCACCAGCGACCATGACATCGACATCCCCAAATTGGATTAAGCGTGCTGCATCGCCAATGGAGTGAGTTCCCGTGGCACAGGCGGTACTGATGGCTAAATTAGGACCTTTTAAACCATGCATAATAGAAAGGTTGCCTGAAATCATGTTAATGATTGAGCTGGGTACAAAAAATGGCGATACGCGTCTTGGTCCAGAATTGACTAAAGTAGCGTGTTGCTTCTCAATAGATGAAATCCCACCGATCCCTGAACCTATGGAGACGCCAATTCTAAAAGCATTTTCTTCCGTGACTTCTAAACCGGAGTCTAACAAAGCTTGAGTACCGGCCGCCATGCCATAGTGAATAAAGGGGTCCATCTTTTTGGCTTCTTTGGCAGAGATATAATCTTCTATATTAAATCCCTTAATTTCACCGCCAAAAGTAACGGCAAAACCTGTGGTATCAAAGCCTGTTAAAGGGGCAATACCACTTTTACCAGCCAAAATCGCATCCCAGGTATCCTTAACATTATTTCCCAAAGGTGTTACACAACCCAATCCAGTAATCACAACGCGGCGCTTGCTCAAAATTTAATCCTCAAAAATTTCAATAAAATTTAATTTTTTAAACCCTAACCTTAGAGACTAGAAAATTAACTCTCCGTTAAAAACAAAAAAAGCCGTCAAGACGGCTTTTTTGTTCTACTGACCTAAGAATTAAGCTTCTAGGTGGGCATTCACATAAGCAGTTGCTTGTGCAAGTGTAGAGATTTTTTCAGCTTCTTCATCAGGAATTTCGCAATCAAATTCTTCTTCTAAAGCCATAACTAGTTCAACTGTATCAAGAGAATCTGCACCTAAATCGTCAATGAATGATGCATCTGGTGTTACTTGAGATTCTTCAACACCTAGTTGCTCAACAACGATTTTCTTAACTCTTTCTTCAATACTGCTCATGGAATACTCCGGTTTTTTGTTTAAAAATTTTTATCAACATAATGTTTGTGGTGTATTTTCGCTCCAAGTGGATTTTTTATCAAGCTTTTTTAACAGCCTAGAAAAACCACCCTAAACAAATCAAGACGACATATACATGCCACCATTCACATTAATGGTTTGGCCTGTAATATAAGTGCCGCCTTGCGACGCCAAAAAGGTCACGGTTCTGGCAATATCTTCTGGCTCACCCAAGCGTTTCAGAGGGATTTGTTGTGCCAAAGCATCTCTTTGCTCTTGAGGTAAAGCACGCGTCATATCGGTATCTATAAAACCAGGTGCAACGGTATTAACCGTGACATTCTTTGAACCCACTTCGCGTGCCAAAGATTTGGTAAAGCCCATAATACCGGCCTTAGCTGCTGCATAATTGGTTTGACCTGCATTACCCATAACACCCACAACAGATGCGATATTGATAATACAACCACCTTTAGCTTTCATCATGCCGCGCAAACAAGCCTTAGACATACGGAATACTGAGGTTAAATTGGTTTGAATAATATCATCCCATTCCTCGTCTTTCATACGCATCAAAAGGTTATCGCGAGTAATCCCTGCGTTATTCACCAAAATAGTGGGAACACCAAACTGCTCTGTAATTTCAGCCAATACATCGGTAATCATTTGACCATCTGTGACATTTAAACATTTGCCAACGCCACCAAACTCTGCCAAATATTCGGTAATATTTGCAGCACCTGAATCAGAAGTCGCTGTCCCGATGACCGTTGCGCCATTCTTAGCCAAATCCAAGGCTATCGCCTTACCAATTCCACGGCTAGCGCCGGTTACAAATGCAATTTTTCCAGATAACATTTTAAATTCCTTATTTATAGCGTTTCAAGCGCTGCATTCAGCGAAGCAACATCTAAAACAGGCTTCATACCCATTTTGCGATCAATTCGACGGTTAAGCCCCATCAATACTTTGCCTGGCCCCAACTCATATAAATCTGTCACACCCTGCGCCTGCATCGTCTGAACGGTTTTTACCCATTGCACAGGTTGATACAATTGGGCCACCAGCGCTTGTTTAATTTGCGCGACATCTTGATAAGATTCTACCGCCACATTATGTAACACCGGCACTGTCGGCAAATTAAAGTCCATGGTAGACAACTTAATGGCTAAAGCATCTGCCGCCGGTTTCATGAGTGAACAATGAGACGGTACACTCACGGCTAAAGGCACAACACGACTTGCGCCAGCGGCTTCCATTTTGGGGATCGCTTCGTCAACGGCATCTTTTGTGCCTGCAATAACCACCTGCCCAGGAGAGTTAAAATTAACCGCTTCAACAACACCATCAACCTCGGCACACACAGTAACAACCTGAGCATCTTCTAAACCTAAAACAGCTGCCATAGCACCGGTACCCGCTGGTACAGCAGATTGCATTAAGCGCCCACGCTCGGCAACCAATTCAACGCCCTGTTCCAGCGTTAAGGCACCTGAAGCAACCAATGCCGTATATTCACCCAAAGAATGCCCCGCCATAAATGCTGGAGCTACAGCTTTTTGCGATAACAAAACTTGATAAACGGCATAGCCAGCAGTCAACATGGCGGGTTGAGTGACATCGGTTTTATTCAGCGTTTCTTCTGGTCCATTTTGAACCACATCCCACAAATCGTAACCCAAAACCGCAGAAGCTCTGGCAAAAATGTCTGTAACCAAGGGGTATTCTGCGGCCAATTCAGCCAACATACCAACCGATTGTGAGCCTTGACCCGGGAATACAAATGCATATGACATAAACAATTTCTCTATCAATATTTAATTAAAGCTGAACCCCAGGTGAATCCACCACCAAAGGCTTCTAATAATAAGGTTTGTCCGCGCTGAATTCGGCCATCACGAATGGCTTCATTTAAGGCCATAGGCACAGATGCGCTTGAAGTATTCGCGTGTTTATTAACGGTAATAACTGTTTGGTCATCACGCAATTTTAATTTTTTTGCCGTCGCCATAATAATCCGCATATTGGCTTGATGAGGCACTAGCCAGTCTAAATCTTCTTTGACCATGCCATTAGCTTCTAGGGTTTCACTGGCGATGGAACTGAGCGTATTCACAGCCACTTTAAATACTTCATTGCCTTTCATGCTCATGGTGCGTTCTGCAATATCGTCAGTTAGTGGACGCTTTGAAACACCCGAAGGTACATGTAACAATTCTTCGTATTGACCATCTGCGTGTATATGTGTTGAAAGAATGCCAGGCTTAGTCGATGCCTCTAAAATAACCGCACCCGCGCCATCGCCAAACAACACGCAAGTATTGCGATCTTCCCAGTTGGTGATACGAGACAGCGTTTCCGCACCAACCACCAACACTTTCTTTGCCATACCGGTTTGGATAAACTGATCTGCCACACTCAAGGCATAAACAAAGCCCGTGCAAACCGCCTGAATATCAAAAGCTGGCGCGCAACGATTACCCAAGCGCGTTTGTAGCAAACAAGCCGTACTCGGAAAAGTTTTATCAGGCGTCGTGGTTGCCACAATAATTAAATCTAATTCTTGTGAGTTTATCGCCGCCATTTTAAGGGCTTCAATGGATGCTTTTTCAGCCAAATCACAGGTTGTTTGGTCATCGGCGGCTATGCGTCTTTCTTCGATACCCGTGCGCTCACGAATCCATGCATCACTGGTTTCAACAATCTTTTCTAAGTCAAAATTAGTGACGACTTTTTCAGGTAAATACCCACCTGTTCCAATAATACGACTGTAGATTCTTTGATTCATGACAACATTCTTTTTATTATATTTCGTTATGAGTAGCTTCGATGACTTGGGGCGTTAATAAAGTAGCAACTTCTTGCGCTATTAATGCGGGTACATTTTTTTGCACTTCTAGACGCGCCTCAGCGATGGCGTGAAAGAAAGAAAATGCATCTGCGCCACCATGACTTTTAATCACAATTTTACGCAAGCCTAAAAATGAAGCACCATTATAGCGTCTTGGGTCGACTTTTTCTTTAAAAGCTTTCAAAACGGGATAAGACAACAAACCTATAAATTTAGTGAAAAGGTTACGATTAAAGGCTGCTTTTAAGTAAAAACCAATCATCTTGGCGACACCTTCGCTGGCTTTCAACGCAATATTGCCATCAAAACCATCACAAGACACCACATCCACATTGCCTTTGTAAATGTCATCGCCTTCCACATAACCAATATAGTTAATATCGATCAGCTTCAAAAGACTATTGGCATCTTTAATGCGTTGATGCCCCTTAATTTCTTCTTCGCCAATATTGAGCAAACCAATACGCGGCTTAGGATTTCCATCAATGGCTTTTGCCAAAACAGACCCCATCACGGCAAACTGCGCTAAGCTTTCGCCCTCTGAACCCACATTCGCGCCTAAATCCAAGACATGAACATGACCTTTCATGGTAGGCATACTGGTGCATATCGCTGGGCGATCAATACCCGGAATGGTTTTTAAAACAAACTTTGAAATGGCCATCAAAGCGCCGGTATTTCCCGCACTGACACACGCCTGAGCCACATCATCTTTCACCAAGTTAACAGCCAAGCGCATCGAAGATTGACGCTTGTTGCGTAACGCTTTAGAAGGCAGCTCATCCATATCAACCACTTGCTCTGCATGGGTAATGCTCAAGCGATTTTTATCAAATGATTTAGAAGCCAACTCGGCTTCAATCAATGCCTGATTTCCAACAAGATTAATATGAATATCTGAAAAATCTTTTAAAGCATGCAATGCTGCTGGCACAGTTACGGAAACTCCGTGGTCGCCGCCCATTGCGTCTATGGCAATATGAATTGTCAAAATGTCATCCCTAGTCACTCAGCTCAACGAAGGCGTTAAGTTTTGCGAAAAAAACCAATAAAAAAGGCGACTTCTTAAACCCAACCCAGGTTTGGGTCAGATTTAAGGCAGTCGCCTCAATCAAAATAAATTAGAGCAATTGCTAAATTTATTTCTCAATAACTTTTTTACCTTTGTAAAAACCGTCAGCAGTTACATGATGACGACGGTGCACTTCACCCGTTGTTTGATCAACAGTGATTGCAGCAGCGTTTAATGAATCATGCGAACGACGCATTCCGCGTCTTGATGGGGTTTTACGACTCTTTTGAACAGCCATGATTTTCTCCTAAGTTGTTACTTTTTTCCTAAGCCCTGCAAAACTGCAAAAGGATTCGGTTTCGATTCTAATTCTATTTCTGCTTCCGCCGTTTCTGGCAAAGTTCCCACCGAGATTAACAACATCTCTGACGACTCATCTATCGGTGCGAGCGGTATATTTAGCAACAACTCATCTTCAACTATTTCCATTAATGAGATAGTTTCAGAAGGTAATTCGTAAACTTCCACTTCTTCAGGCACATCGTCGGCTAGGGCTAACGATTCTACAAACACGCCTTTTACTTTAGCTTGAAATGGATAATCAAACGCTTTTAATGAGCGCTGACACTCTAATACTAAAGTGGTATTGAGTTGCATTTCGAAAGCTGGAAACTTTAGCCCTCGGTCGTAATAAAATGAAATTGATATTTCAACATCATTGTCATGCGACACAGTGGCTTCGACCAAACGCGGAAATAAACCCTGATTGACTCTGGCATCAAATCGCTTATGATGTTGCACAGCGTGAATCGGATCAATTAAATTTGGTAGCTTATTTAACATGGCGCGGATTTTACATTTTCCTTATAGTAAAGTCAAAAAAAATTAACAATTAATCCACAGAATCAAAACCCTTTAAACACAATAAAAACAACAGCCTATTTATCATGTCAAAAATTACAGACTTTCCGCAAATCATCCTAGCCTCTAGCTCGGTCTTTAGACGCCAACTCTTGGAAAAACTTCACATTCCTTTTCAATATGTTAGCCCAGATATTGATGAAACACGCTTAAGTCATGAAAGCCTAACAGACATGATTGACCGTCTGTCTATAGCAAAGGCTAAAGCCGTTGCCGACAGCCATAAAAACTGCATTATTATTGCGTCTGATCAAAGTGCCTTTTTGAATAACGAGGTACTTAACAAACCTGGTAACTATGAAACGGCATTTGAGCAACTTAAAAACGCCAGCGGGCAGATCATAGAATTTCACACCGGACTGGTCGTTTTAGACACTCGGAAAACGCCTATTAATATTCAATGTCATCATGACATCACGCGCGTTCACTTTAGAAACCTTAGCAAAGAGCAAATTCACAGCTACCTAACGCTTGAAGAACCCTTTCAATGTGCTGGCAGTTTTAAATCTGAAGGCTTGGGCATTACCCTCTTTAGCAAAATTGAGTCTACCGACCCGAATGCACTGATCGGCCTCCCTTTAATCGCCTTAACCGATTGCTTAAATACTCTAGGTATTGAATTGCCATACTTGGTTAAAAACGCTTAAAAAGTGCCTAAAACTAACCAGGCCTGGTTGCTTTTAGGCTTGATAAGCCTGGCAATTCTCTAACAACCACGCCTGCAACCCTGCTAAATCATCAAACAATTTGAGTGGTGCAAACTTTTGCAAGCGATCCGCTTCATGCACGCCATGCGTTAAACCCACTCTATCCATGCCAATACGATGCGCCATTTCCATATCAAATTCCGTATCACCGACCATCACGGCTTGGTGAGGTTGCAACTTAAAGGCTTCTAGGATTTGACTGAGCATCAGCGGATTAGGCTTAGAAGCAGATT
Encoded proteins:
- a CDS encoding aminodeoxychorismate synthase component I is translated as MIQIQSPHYADLDFLDLHQAFPERYPFLLESVAHGSLGAFDILFAYPQHTITCQNLEDAAGFIEKFNQAFLQTSLPSSLADDLDEHLPFRGGWFGYFSYDYANVVEPSLNLPMSDLPLATLTRMPAALIKQHATESLFLLAEFEFQTLLPQIEADIASVLAVNHAPQATKTVNSSVILSASEEPETKYLSGVEAIKDYILSGDNFQVNLSREWSVALDGDNYADVYRALRKHNPAPFAACVHFGDWQLLSSSPERLVKYQHPWVETRPIAGTRKRSTDALADQALIDELISHPKERAEHIMLIDLERNDLGRICQPGTVEVNELMVVETYEHVHHIVSNIRGKLQAGMLPLDIIHAVFPGGTITGCPKVRCMEIIAELEQMPRKAYTGSLGYINHDGSLDFNILIRTMLMQGNQVTFRAGAGIVADSIADKELEETRHKAKGLINALNHVKFGLSSK
- the fabF gene encoding beta-ketoacyl-ACP synthase II; the encoded protein is MSKRRVVITGLGCVTPLGNNVKDTWDAILAGKSGIAPLTGFDTTGFAVTFGGEIKGFNIEDYISAKEAKKMDPFIHYGMAAGTQALLDSGLEVTEENAFRIGVSIGSGIGGISSIEKQHATLVNSGPRRVSPFFVPSSIINMISGNLSIMHGLKGPNLAISTACATGTHSIGDAARLIQFGDVDVMVAGGAEYATTPLGVAGFAAAKALSTRNDDPLSASRPWDKGRDGFVLSDGAGVVVLEEYEHAKARGARIYAEFMGFGMSGDAYHMTKPADGGEGGARCVKQTLLNAGLNPDQIQYINAHGTSTPAGDVCEAAAVKSVFGQHAYNLTVSSTKSMTGHALGAAGGMEAVFTALAIYEQVMPPTMNLEDPEEGCDLDFVQGEARQAKIDYALSNSLGFGGTNASIILGKL
- the acpP gene encoding acyl carrier protein translates to MSSIEERVKKIVVEQLGVEESQVTPDASFIDDLGADSLDTVELVMALEEEFDCEIPDEEAEKISTLAQATAYVNAHLEA
- the fabG gene encoding 3-oxoacyl-ACP reductase FabG encodes the protein MLSGKIAFVTGASRGIGKAIALDLAKNGATVIGTATSDSGAANITEYLAEFGGVGKCLNVTDGQMITDVLAEITEQFGVPTILVNNAGITRDNLLMRMKDEEWDDIIQTNLTSVFRMSKACLRGMMKAKGGCIINIASVVGVMGNAGQTNYAAAKAGIMGFTKSLAREVGSKNVTVNTVAPGFIDTDMTRALPQEQRDALAQQIPLKRLGEPEDIARTVTFLASQGGTYITGQTINVNGGMYMSS
- the fabD gene encoding ACP S-malonyltransferase; its protein translation is MSYAFVFPGQGSQSVGMLAELAAEYPLVTDIFARASAVLGYDLWDVVQNGPEETLNKTDVTQPAMLTAGYAVYQVLLSQKAVAPAFMAGHSLGEYTALVASGALTLEQGVELVAERGRLMQSAVPAGTGAMAAVLGLEDAQVVTVCAEVDGVVEAVNFNSPGQVVIAGTKDAVDEAIPKMEAAGASRVVPLAVSVPSHCSLMKPAADALAIKLSTMDFNLPTVPVLHNVAVESYQDVAQIKQALVAQLYQPVQWVKTVQTMQAQGVTDLYELGPGKVLMGLNRRIDRKMGMKPVLDVASLNAALETL
- a CDS encoding beta-ketoacyl-ACP synthase III, with the protein product MNQRIYSRIIGTGGYLPEKVVTNFDLEKIVETSDAWIRERTGIEERRIAADDQTTCDLAEKASIEALKMAAINSQELDLIIVATTTPDKTFPSTACLLQTRLGNRCAPAFDIQAVCTGFVYALSVADQFIQTGMAKKVLVVGAETLSRITNWEDRNTCVLFGDGAGAVILEASTKPGILSTHIHADGQYEELLHVPSGVSKRPLTDDIAERTMSMKGNEVFKVAVNTLSSIASETLEANGMVKEDLDWLVPHQANMRIIMATAKKLKLRDDQTVITVNKHANTSSASVPMALNEAIRDGRIQRGQTLLLEAFGGGFTWGSALIKY
- the plsX gene encoding phosphate acyltransferase PlsX, whose amino-acid sequence is MTIHIAIDAMGGDHGVSVTVPAALHALKDFSDIHINLVGNQALIEAELASKSFDKNRLSITHAEQVVDMDELPSKALRNKRQSSMRLAVNLVKDDVAQACVSAGNTGALMAISKFVLKTIPGIDRPAICTSMPTMKGHVHVLDLGANVGSEGESLAQFAVMGSVLAKAIDGNPKPRIGLLNIGEEEIKGHQRIKDANSLLKLIDINYIGYVEGDDIYKGNVDVVSCDGFDGNIALKASEGVAKMIGFYLKAAFNRNLFTKFIGLLSYPVLKAFKEKVDPRRYNGASFLGLRKIVIKSHGGADAFSFFHAIAEARLEVQKNVPALIAQEVATLLTPQVIEATHNEI
- the rpmF gene encoding 50S ribosomal protein L32; this translates as MAVQKSRKTPSRRGMRRSHDSLNAAAITVDQTTGEVHRRHHVTADGFYKGKKVIEK
- a CDS encoding YceD family protein; translated protein: MLNKLPNLIDPIHAVQHHKRFDARVNQGLFPRLVEATVSHDNDVEISISFYYDRGLKFPAFEMQLNTTLVLECQRSLKAFDYPFQAKVKGVFVESLALADDVPEEVEVYELPSETISLMEIVEDELLLNIPLAPIDESSEMLLISVGTLPETAEAEIELESKPNPFAVLQGLGKK
- a CDS encoding Maf family protein, yielding MSKITDFPQIILASSSVFRRQLLEKLHIPFQYVSPDIDETRLSHESLTDMIDRLSIAKAKAVADSHKNCIIIASDQSAFLNNEVLNKPGNYETAFEQLKNASGQIIEFHTGLVVLDTRKTPINIQCHHDITRVHFRNLSKEQIHSYLTLEEPFQCAGSFKSEGLGITLFSKIESTDPNALIGLPLIALTDCLNTLGIELPYLVKNA